One genomic segment of uncultured Ilyobacter sp. includes these proteins:
- a CDS encoding cobalamin B12-binding domain-containing protein, giving the protein MDKPIRVLVAKPGLDGHDRGAKVVARALRDAGMEVIYTGLRQTPEEIVNAAIQEDVDVVACSILSGAHSTLLPKIARLLKAEGADDVLFIGGGVIPADDIPFLKENGCAEIFTPGTPTTVTIDYIKANVKK; this is encoded by the coding sequence ATGGATAAACCTATTAGAGTTTTAGTAGCTAAACCAGGTCTTGATGGACATGATAGAGGAGCAAAAGTTGTAGCAAGAGCACTAAGAGATGCAGGAATGGAAGTTATCTACACTGGACTTCGTCAAACACCTGAAGAGATTGTAAATGCTGCAATTCAAGAAGACGTAGATGTAGTTGCTTGCAGCATCCTTTCAGGAGCTCACAGTACATTACTTCCAAAGATAGCAAGATTACTTAAGGCTGAGGGAGCAGACGATGTGTTATTCATAGGTGGAGGAGTAATCCCTGCAGATGATATACCTTTCTTAAAGGAGAACGGATGTGCAGAAATATTCACTCCAGGTACTCCTACAACAGTAACAATTGATTATATCAAAGCAAACGTAAAAAAATAG
- the meaB gene encoding methylmalonyl Co-A mutase-associated GTPase MeaB: MEDFKQGLLEGKKRAAARLISMGENGQQEALDVIKELYHKTGNAYVIGVTGPPGAGKSTLTDKLVKVCRAAGHKVGVIAVDPTSPFTGGAILGDRIRMSDLNTDPGVFIRSMGARGNLGGISEATGVAIDILDIYGCEYIFVETVGVGQSEVDIVKSCDTTLMVMVPGLGDDIQAIKAGVMEIGDVFVINKADRDGAEKTAREIRMMLEFNKNEWNPPVNMAIAVENQGIKELFDSILEHREYMTGSGKGHIRRVENRKSELLMIVKERMARKLFEKTYNGEVIDDLSQKVAKKETDPYSAAEMILEKINMN, encoded by the coding sequence ATGGAAGATTTTAAGCAAGGACTTTTAGAAGGAAAGAAAAGGGCTGCTGCTAGATTGATATCCATGGGTGAAAATGGGCAACAAGAGGCTTTAGATGTGATAAAAGAGCTTTATCACAAAACTGGTAACGCCTATGTAATAGGTGTTACCGGCCCTCCTGGGGCAGGAAAGAGTACTTTGACAGACAAACTTGTAAAAGTATGCAGAGCCGCAGGGCATAAAGTAGGGGTTATAGCTGTGGACCCTACCAGTCCTTTCACAGGTGGAGCTATCCTAGGAGATAGGATAAGAATGAGTGACCTTAATACTGATCCAGGGGTTTTTATAAGATCAATGGGTGCTAGAGGTAACTTAGGAGGGATTTCAGAGGCTACAGGAGTGGCTATTGATATTCTAGATATTTATGGCTGTGAGTATATATTTGTTGAAACTGTAGGAGTAGGACAATCAGAAGTTGATATTGTAAAATCTTGTGACACCACTCTCATGGTAATGGTCCCAGGTCTAGGAGATGATATCCAGGCAATCAAAGCAGGAGTTATGGAAATCGGAGATGTGTTTGTCATAAATAAGGCAGACAGAGACGGAGCTGAAAAAACAGCACGTGAAATTCGGATGATGCTTGAGTTTAATAAAAATGAGTGGAATCCTCCGGTTAATATGGCTATTGCTGTTGAAAATCAGGGTATTAAAGAGCTATTTGACTCTATTCTCGAACACCGAGAGTATATGACTGGAAGTGGTAAAGGTCATATTAGAAGGGTAGAGAACAGAAAAAGTGAACTGTTGATGATAGTAAAGGAAAGAATGGCAAGAAAGCTTTTTGAGAAAACATACAATGGTGAAGTAATAGATGATCTATCTCAAAAAGTTGCTAAAAAGGAAACGGATCCTTATTCAGCTGCAGAAATGATATTAGAAAAAATAAATATGAACTAA
- the mce gene encoding methylmalonyl-CoA epimerase: protein MKALKVDHIGIAVKDLDAVVKFYEDVMGIPLHGIETVEEQKVRVAFMPIGDTEIELLESTSPDGPVAKFIEKKGEGVQHVAFKVENIEEAIADMKEKGYRMIDESPRYGAGGAKIAFMHPKGTCGVLIELSERQ, encoded by the coding sequence ATGAAAGCACTAAAAGTAGACCATATTGGTATTGCGGTAAAAGATCTTGATGCTGTTGTAAAATTTTACGAGGATGTAATGGGTATCCCTCTACATGGAATTGAAACTGTAGAAGAGCAAAAAGTAAGAGTTGCTTTTATGCCTATAGGAGACACAGAGATTGAATTATTAGAATCTACTTCTCCAGATGGTCCTGTCGCAAAATTCATCGAGAAAAAAGGTGAAGGAGTCCAACACGTAGCTTTTAAAGTAGAGAATATAGAGGAAGCTATAGCTGACATGAAGGAAAAGGGATACAGAATGATCGATGAATCTCCTAGATACGGTGCTGGAGGAGCAAAAATAGCATTTATGCATCCAAAGGGAACTTGCGGAGTACTAATTGAATTAAGTGAAAGACAATAA
- a CDS encoding carboxyl transferase domain-containing protein has translation MSVAASKIEKMLKMKEKISLGGGIKRIEKQHAGGKMTARERLEYFFDAGTFIEIDAFVQHRCTNFGMDKQDLPCESVVTGYGMVDGRLVYAFSQDFTVTGGALGEMHAKKICKAMDMSAKVGAPFVGINDSGGARIQEAVDALSGYGDIFYRNSIYSGVIPQISAIMGPCAGGAVYSPALTDFIFMVDKTSQMFITGPQVIKTVTGEIVTAEELGGAMTHNSVSGCAQFVSQDDKTCLDDIRRLIGFLPSNNMEKAPEFAFEGDLNVMFDELDELMPDNPNKAYDVFDLITKIADDGDYMEYQPHYSKNLVTCFARINGKSVGIIANQPKVMAGCLDMNSGDKCAKFVRTCDAFNIPLLTIVDVPGFLPGTTQEYGGIIRHGAKILYAYSEATVPKVALITRKAYGGAYVAMCSKSLGADVVLAWPTAEIAVMGPAGAVNIIFRNDIKAAEDKAAMTKQKLEEYTEEFANPYQAARRGLVDDVIEPKATRQRLIDAFNMLEGKREKLPAKKHGNIPL, from the coding sequence ATGTCTGTTGCTGCTTCTAAAATAGAGAAGATGCTAAAAATGAAAGAAAAGATTTCTCTTGGTGGAGGAATCAAAAGAATCGAAAAACAACATGCAGGTGGAAAAATGACGGCTCGTGAAAGACTTGAATACTTTTTCGATGCTGGAACTTTTATAGAAATAGATGCTTTTGTACAGCATAGATGTACGAATTTTGGTATGGACAAACAGGATCTTCCATGTGAATCAGTAGTAACTGGTTATGGAATGGTTGACGGAAGACTTGTATATGCGTTTTCACAGGACTTTACTGTAACTGGTGGAGCACTTGGAGAGATGCATGCAAAGAAGATATGTAAGGCAATGGACATGTCTGCAAAAGTAGGGGCACCTTTTGTAGGGATAAATGATTCGGGAGGAGCTAGAATACAAGAGGCTGTAGATGCACTTTCTGGATACGGAGATATCTTCTACAGAAACTCAATCTATTCTGGAGTAATACCTCAAATCTCTGCAATTATGGGACCTTGTGCAGGAGGAGCAGTTTATTCGCCAGCTCTTACTGACTTTATCTTCATGGTAGACAAAACTTCTCAGATGTTTATCACAGGACCTCAAGTAATCAAAACTGTAACAGGTGAAATAGTTACAGCTGAAGAGCTTGGTGGAGCTATGACTCACAACTCTGTAAGTGGATGTGCTCAGTTTGTATCTCAAGATGACAAGACTTGTCTTGACGATATTAGAAGACTTATTGGATTCCTGCCATCAAACAACATGGAAAAGGCACCTGAGTTTGCTTTTGAAGGTGATCTTAATGTTATGTTTGATGAGTTAGACGAACTTATGCCTGATAATCCCAATAAAGCATACGATGTTTTTGATTTGATAACTAAAATAGCCGACGACGGAGACTATATGGAGTATCAGCCACACTATTCCAAAAATCTTGTAACTTGTTTTGCAAGAATCAATGGTAAGTCTGTAGGTATCATTGCAAACCAACCAAAAGTAATGGCTGGATGCCTGGATATGAATTCTGGAGACAAATGTGCTAAATTCGTAAGAACATGTGATGCATTTAATATTCCTTTATTGACAATAGTTGACGTACCTGGTTTCCTTCCTGGAACTACACAAGAATATGGGGGAATCATCAGACATGGTGCTAAGATCCTTTATGCATACAGTGAAGCCACTGTGCCAAAAGTAGCTCTTATTACACGTAAAGCTTACGGAGGAGCGTATGTAGCAATGTGTTCTAAGTCATTGGGAGCAGATGTTGTATTGGCTTGGCCTACAGCTGAAATAGCAGTTATGGGACCTGCAGGTGCTGTTAATATCATTTTCAGAAATGACATCAAAGCTGCGGAAGATAAAGCTGCAATGACTAAACAAAAATTAGAGGAATATACAGAGGAATTTGCCAATCCATATCAAGCAGCAAGAAGAGGATTAGTTGACGATGTAATAGAACCTAAGGCCACTAGACAGAGGCTTATCGATGCATTTAATATGCTTGAAGGTAAGAGGGAAAAATTACCTGCTAAAAAGCATGGAAATATCCCTTTATAA
- a CDS encoding OadG family protein yields MNIAELMKLFSNPETIKTLSAGDKMMGVGVTVVLGMGITVVALIFIQFLIGFMTSMLAEKPKTTTETQATPKSEAVQAQEEASETSDEELVAVIAAAIAAHLGTSVNNLVIRNITRVSDSTPAWGRAGIVDQMSTRF; encoded by the coding sequence ATGAATATTGCAGAACTTATGAAGCTGTTTAGTAATCCTGAAACTATCAAAACCCTCAGTGCTGGGGATAAAATGATGGGTGTGGGTGTAACTGTAGTCCTAGGTATGGGTATAACAGTTGTGGCACTTATATTTATACAGTTTCTCATAGGATTTATGACAAGCATGCTAGCTGAAAAGCCAAAAACTACAACTGAAACACAGGCAACTCCAAAGTCCGAAGCTGTCCAGGCACAAGAAGAAGCTTCTGAAACTAGTGATGAAGAATTGGTTGCCGTAATAGCTGCAGCTATTGCAGCACACCTAGGAACTTCTGTAAATAATCTTGTAATAAGAAATATTACAAGAGTATCAGATTCTACTCCGGCTTGGGGAAGAGCAGGAATTGTAGACCAGATGAGTACTAGATTTTAA
- a CDS encoding biotin/lipoyl-containing protein has translation MKNFKIVVNGNEYDVAVEEIGGVASAPAARPASAAAATPKPAAAPKPAAPKPVTTAAGAGAGMNTITAPMPGTIINVGCHAGAKVSKGDILVVLEAMKMENEIMAPHDGTVTEVRVQQGASVNAGDILVVLS, from the coding sequence ATGAAAAACTTCAAAATAGTAGTTAATGGAAACGAATATGATGTAGCAGTAGAGGAAATCGGAGGAGTAGCATCTGCACCAGCAGCAAGACCGGCATCTGCAGCAGCAGCGACACCAAAACCAGCAGCAGCACCGAAGCCAGCAGCACCAAAGCCAGTAACTACAGCAGCAGGGGCAGGAGCAGGAATGAACACAATAACTGCACCTATGCCTGGTACAATAATCAATGTAGGGTGTCACGCAGGCGCAAAAGTTTCTAAAGGTGATATTCTGGTAGTACTAGAAGCGATGAAAATGGAAAACGAAATTATGGCTCCTCATGACGGAACAGTTACTGAAGTTAGAGTACAGCAAGGTGCTTCAGTTAATGCAGGAGATATACTAGTAGTATTATCTTAA
- a CDS encoding sodium ion-translocating decarboxylase subunit beta: MNIGSILMMIIACIFMYLAIVKGFEPLLLVPISFGMLLTNLPFAGMMAEPLMEVKEHLTASGAVQYVVHTAEPGGLLYYLFQGDHLGIFPPLIFMGVGAMTDFGPLIANPKSLLLGAAAQFGIFVTFLGAIASGLFTAQEAASIGIIGGADGPTAIFLSSKLAPHLMGPIAVAAYSYMALVPIIQPPIMKALTNEKERMIKMSQMRMVTKKEKIIFPIVVTIIVSLIVPPAATLIGMLMLGNLFRESGVVGRLEDTAKNALINIITIFLGVTVGATATAEAFLKVETLAILALGVVAFGIGTGSGVVLAKVMNKFLRIPINPLIGSAGVSAVPMAARVSQVVGQKADPSNFLLMHAMGPNVAGVIGSAVSAGVLLSLFG, translated from the coding sequence ATGAATATAGGTTCCATCTTAATGATGATAATTGCCTGTATTTTTATGTACCTTGCTATAGTAAAAGGGTTTGAACCTCTATTACTGGTTCCTATCTCTTTTGGAATGCTTCTTACTAACCTTCCATTTGCCGGAATGATGGCAGAGCCTTTGATGGAAGTGAAAGAGCATCTTACAGCTTCAGGAGCTGTGCAGTATGTAGTCCATACTGCAGAGCCTGGAGGACTACTTTACTACCTATTCCAAGGTGACCATTTAGGTATATTCCCTCCATTGATCTTCATGGGTGTAGGGGCAATGACAGACTTCGGCCCGTTAATTGCAAATCCTAAATCACTTCTCCTTGGAGCAGCGGCTCAATTTGGAATCTTCGTTACTTTTCTAGGAGCTATAGCGTCTGGACTATTTACAGCTCAGGAAGCAGCTTCAATCGGGATCATCGGAGGAGCAGACGGACCGACTGCAATCTTCCTTTCTTCAAAACTGGCTCCGCATCTAATGGGACCAATAGCTGTAGCAGCTTACTCGTATATGGCCCTTGTACCGATCATTCAGCCGCCTATCATGAAAGCTCTTACAAATGAAAAAGAAAGAATGATAAAGATGTCACAAATGAGAATGGTAACTAAAAAAGAGAAGATAATCTTCCCTATCGTAGTTACTATCATAGTATCTCTAATAGTACCACCAGCAGCAACTCTAATCGGTATGTTAATGCTTGGAAATCTATTCAGAGAAAGTGGAGTAGTAGGAAGACTAGAAGATACAGCTAAGAATGCACTTATTAATATCATCACAATCTTCCTAGGAGTAACAGTCGGAGCTACTGCAACAGCTGAAGCCTTCCTAAAAGTAGAGACACTTGCCATCCTAGCACTAGGAGTAGTAGCTTTTGGAATAGGAACAGGATCAGGAGTAGTTCTCGCTAAGGTGATGAACAAATTCCTAAGAATTCCAATCAATCCATTGATCGGATCTGCAGGAGTATCTGCGGTACCAATGGCAGCAAGGGTATCACAGGTAGTAGGACAGAAAGCTGACCCGTCTAACTTCCTGCTTATGCATGCAATGGGACCAAACGTTGCAGGAGTAATAGGATCTGCAGTATCTGCAGGGGTATTACTTTCATTATTTGGATAA
- the bioB gene encoding biotin synthase BioB: MDLKKFVDEEITKEEALELFKIKGFKLNELFSVANKIREKYCGNTLYTCTISNAKSGKCEEDCKFCAQSAHYKTNLVTYDLKARDILMSEYKRAEKLGSTKFGVVTSGRSIKKGSEEYDSIKEFVVEAKKENITANICCSIGLLNEEELKELKEAGVTRFHSNMQTSISAYNKIVATTHKIDERLATIKAAKKIGMEVCSGGIIGMGETWEDRVDMAFTLKALDVDGIPINILNPIEGTPLGDKEHLSMDEILKTIAIYRIILKNKVIKIGAGREGILKDFMGMAFMSGANGMLVGGYLTVKGRTAEEDFAFIENIKKMWS; this comes from the coding sequence ATGGACTTAAAAAAATTTGTAGACGAAGAGATAACAAAAGAGGAAGCCTTAGAGCTTTTTAAAATAAAGGGATTCAAATTAAACGAGCTTTTTTCCGTGGCAAATAAAATAAGAGAAAAATATTGTGGAAACACACTATACACGTGTACCATTTCTAATGCAAAATCAGGCAAATGTGAGGAAGACTGCAAATTTTGTGCCCAGTCGGCTCACTATAAAACAAACCTTGTTACCTACGATTTGAAAGCAAGAGACATTCTTATGTCTGAATATAAAAGAGCTGAAAAACTTGGAAGCACAAAATTTGGCGTGGTGACAAGTGGAAGAAGTATAAAAAAAGGATCTGAAGAATATGACAGTATAAAAGAGTTTGTAGTAGAGGCTAAAAAAGAAAATATAACTGCAAATATATGCTGCTCCATAGGTCTTCTCAATGAAGAAGAGCTCAAAGAATTAAAAGAGGCAGGTGTCACTAGATTTCACAGCAATATGCAGACTTCTATAAGTGCTTACAACAAAATAGTGGCCACCACTCATAAGATAGATGAAAGATTAGCTACAATAAAAGCGGCCAAAAAAATAGGGATGGAAGTATGCAGCGGTGGGATAATAGGAATGGGTGAAACCTGGGAGGACAGGGTGGATATGGCATTTACATTAAAGGCGCTGGATGTAGACGGCATACCTATAAATATTTTAAATCCTATAGAGGGGACTCCACTAGGAGATAAAGAGCATCTTTCTATGGATGAGATACTGAAAACTATAGCAATCTACAGGATAATATTAAAAAATAAAGTGATAAAAATAGGAGCAGGTAGAGAGGGAATCTTGAAAGATTTTATGGGGATGGCTTTTATGAGCGGTGCCAATGGAATGCTTGTGGGAGGTTATCTTACAGTAAAAGGCAGAACTGCTGAAGAGGATTTTGCATTCATTGAAAATATAAAAAAAATGTGGTCATAA
- the bioC gene encoding malonyl-ACP O-methyltransferase BioC encodes MIDKKKVNRNFSKGAKTYDEYALIQRHMADKLGIFIEDSEEIFNILEIGCGTGIFSEKILDKFPNSNIDFLDISPEMIKNIKDKLGSREKLNYIVEDIENYKPEKKYDLIFSNATFQWIQNKKELFGHLDSLINYGGLILFSTFGKDTYCELRESLKAIDSSLEYSQNFISLEELKGILGDRYKILAAEEERVKEEYTCVMDFLKMIKGIGANSALSQSKPFTRDKFNRLDEEYRKKYCSGDSIEVTNHLIYMILGKSY; translated from the coding sequence ATGATTGATAAGAAAAAAGTGAATCGGAATTTTTCTAAAGGTGCCAAAACATATGATGAATATGCTTTAATTCAAAGACATATGGCTGATAAATTGGGCATATTTATTGAGGATTCAGAAGAAATTTTTAATATACTTGAAATAGGATGCGGAACGGGTATATTTTCAGAAAAAATACTGGATAAATTCCCCAATTCAAACATAGATTTTTTGGATATATCCCCTGAAATGATAAAGAACATAAAGGATAAACTAGGTTCTAGAGAGAAATTAAATTATATAGTGGAAGATATAGAGAATTATAAACCTGAAAAAAAATATGACCTCATTTTTTCTAATGCTACATTTCAGTGGATACAAAATAAGAAAGAATTGTTTGGTCATTTGGATTCTCTGATTAATTATGGTGGACTCATTTTATTTTCAACATTTGGTAAGGATACCTATTGTGAACTGAGAGAGAGTCTAAAGGCCATTGATTCAAGCTTGGAATATTCACAAAATTTCATATCCCTTGAAGAGTTAAAAGGAATCTTGGGAGATAGATACAAGATATTAGCTGCTGAGGAGGAGAGGGTAAAAGAGGAATATACCTGTGTGATGGATTTTTTGAAAATGATAAAGGGTATAGGGGCTAACAGTGCCTTATCCCAGAGTAAGCCTTTTACCCGTGATAAGTTTAACAGGCTAGATGAGGAGTACAGAAAAAAATATTGTTCTGGAGATAGTATAGAGGTGACCAATCACTTGATATACATGATTTTGGGAAAGAGTTATTAA
- a CDS encoding LytS/YhcK type 5TM receptor domain-containing protein — translation MKLDLITLLGNKLGILFIFAFILSRLKPFRNLIAKKNINISDKILLSVVFGIFGIVGTYFSFEYYGGLINTRIIGVATGGLIGGPLVGILSGLIAGLHRGFIDSGEFTGLACAISTVFEGLMAGIMGLFIRNKNNKWVYATLTGTIAELMRKVSVLVISKPFEKALEFVSHVWLPMVIINSVGLALLFMIIESIFKENEKMRAYQANITLETVDKALPFLKDGLCSENVKKVAKIIYEMTEFDLVKITGMGELVAKAGAGIEACKNSVSKNSDSVIKRGEALVINDYTGLNYSQDTHSVLILPLKENGKTVGTLELYRKMSYSLTKIDLEIGNGLAKLFSTQLTLNKLENDSKLLEKSELKLLQAQINPHFLFNSLTVISSLCRIDVEKSRKLIIHLSDFYRKSLSISKDMVDLQTEMNHVKSYVFIEMARFEDKIKIIYDVPENLSCFLPPLTLQPIVENAIKHGILPKKNGGTIKISGHKNFDTINLVVSDDGVGIEKNKLDSLFYGNLDQRDSVGFKNVDMRLKGIFGEGNGLKILSEKNKGTTVSLNIPMIDTCV, via the coding sequence ATGAAACTAGATTTAATAACTTTACTTGGAAATAAATTAGGAATTTTGTTTATATTTGCCTTCATATTATCAAGGTTGAAGCCTTTTAGAAATCTTATTGCAAAAAAAAATATAAATATATCAGATAAAATATTATTGTCGGTGGTTTTTGGAATATTTGGGATAGTAGGTACATATTTTAGTTTTGAATATTATGGTGGTCTTATAAATACGAGGATTATAGGGGTGGCTACGGGAGGCCTCATAGGAGGGCCATTAGTAGGCATTTTATCTGGACTAATTGCCGGTTTACACAGAGGGTTTATAGATAGTGGTGAGTTTACTGGTTTAGCCTGTGCCATATCAACTGTTTTTGAAGGTCTTATGGCGGGAATAATGGGACTTTTTATACGTAATAAAAACAACAAATGGGTGTATGCTACATTAACTGGGACAATAGCTGAACTCATGAGAAAAGTTTCGGTATTGGTAATTTCTAAACCCTTTGAAAAAGCTTTGGAATTTGTCAGTCACGTTTGGCTACCTATGGTTATTATCAACTCAGTGGGTCTTGCACTGCTATTCATGATAATCGAAAGTATATTTAAAGAAAATGAAAAAATGAGAGCCTACCAGGCAAATATTACTCTAGAAACTGTTGATAAGGCCTTGCCTTTTTTAAAAGATGGACTTTGTTCTGAAAATGTCAAAAAAGTTGCGAAAATTATATATGAGATGACTGAATTTGACCTTGTGAAAATAACGGGAATGGGGGAGTTGGTTGCTAAGGCTGGGGCAGGTATAGAGGCGTGTAAGAATTCTGTTTCTAAAAACAGTGATTCTGTTATAAAGAGAGGAGAGGCCCTTGTTATCAATGATTACACAGGTTTAAATTATAGCCAAGATACCCACTCAGTTCTTATACTTCCATTGAAAGAAAACGGAAAAACTGTGGGAACTCTGGAATTGTATAGAAAAATGTCATATTCTTTGACTAAGATAGATTTGGAGATCGGGAATGGTCTGGCTAAATTATTCTCAACTCAATTGACTTTAAATAAACTTGAAAATGATTCTAAATTATTGGAAAAATCTGAATTGAAGTTACTTCAGGCACAGATAAATCCCCATTTTTTATTTAATTCTCTTACTGTGATAAGTTCTTTATGCAGAATTGATGTGGAAAAATCTAGGAAGTTGATAATACATCTAAGTGATTTTTATAGAAAGTCTCTCAGTATAAGTAAGGATATGGTTGATCTGCAAACGGAAATGAATCATGTAAAATCATATGTATTCATAGAAATGGCTAGATTTGAAGATAAAATTAAAATAATTTATGATGTCCCTGAAAATTTGAGCTGCTTTTTACCACCTTTAACTTTGCAGCCTATTGTAGAAAATGCTATCAAACATGGGATTCTGCCTAAAAAAAATGGAGGAACAATTAAGATATCTGGCCATAAAAACTTTGATACTATTAATCTTGTGGTTTCTGATGACGGGGTCGGAATTGAAAAAAATAAATTGGACAGCTTATTTTATGGAAATTTGGATCAAAGAGACTCGGTTGGATTTAAAAATGTAGATATGAGATTAAAGGGGATCTTTGGCGAAGGTAACGGTCTAAAGATATTAAGTGAAAAAAATAAAGGCACAACTGTCAGCCTAAATATTCCTATGATCGATACTTGTGTATAA
- a CDS encoding 2-oxoacid:acceptor oxidoreductase family protein translates to MTKEIRLSGSGGQGLILAGIILAEAALKQGKVAVQSQSYGPEARGGASKSEVIISDTEILYPKVNKADIFLSLTQKSFDSYGNGNKENCSIVIDSSVKVPEGLNVIQLPILETAKEKVGNVIVANIVSLGAIQAATNIVDRDILEETILGRVPAHVKELNKRAFQAGIDLVKK, encoded by the coding sequence ATGACAAAGGAAATCAGATTAAGCGGTTCAGGTGGACAGGGTCTTATTTTGGCAGGAATCATCCTTGCAGAAGCTGCTTTAAAACAAGGCAAAGTAGCTGTGCAGTCACAATCTTACGGCCCTGAGGCAAGAGGTGGAGCCAGTAAGTCTGAGGTAATCATAAGCGATACTGAGATTCTTTACCCTAAAGTAAATAAGGCCGATATATTCCTTTCTCTGACTCAAAAATCTTTTGATTCATATGGAAATGGAAACAAAGAAAACTGCAGTATTGTAATAGATTCAAGTGTTAAGGTTCCTGAAGGGCTAAATGTAATCCAGCTTCCGATACTTGAAACAGCCAAAGAAAAAGTAGGAAACGTAATAGTTGCAAACATTGTATCTCTCGGAGCCATCCAGGCTGCTACAAATATTGTAGACAGGGATATTTTAGAAGAAACTATTCTAGGAAGAGTTCCTGCCCATGTGAAAGAGCTAAACAAAAGAGCATTCCAAGCTGGTATTGATTTAGTTAAAAAATAA
- a CDS encoding 2-oxoacid:ferredoxin oxidoreductase subunit beta has product MDTCKKESYYREDKLPHIWCPGCAHGIVMHALVNAIENIGLNKDDVCVVSGIGCSSRAPGYLDFNTLHTTHGRALAFATGIKMAKPGMKVIALGGDGDFTAIGGNHLIHAARRNIDIAAIIFNNNIYGMTGGQFSPTTPVGDYATTTPTGNIDPNFDIVKLVEGAGATYVARGTAYHFDALVKLFENAINHKGFSMVEAVSTCPTSYGRKNKGFKGNPAAMLKYMRDNTVPVTAVAKLPKEKVEGKIITGEFKNEQKPEYTEQYQKIIDKVKGV; this is encoded by the coding sequence ATGGATACTTGTAAAAAAGAAAGCTACTACAGAGAAGACAAATTACCTCATATCTGGTGCCCTGGGTGTGCACACGGTATAGTAATGCATGCGCTGGTTAATGCCATAGAAAATATAGGTCTTAACAAAGACGATGTATGTGTTGTATCTGGTATAGGATGTTCATCTAGAGCTCCTGGATATTTAGACTTCAACACTTTACATACTACTCACGGAAGAGCCCTTGCCTTTGCAACAGGTATAAAAATGGCAAAACCTGGAATGAAAGTAATCGCACTAGGTGGAGATGGTGACTTTACTGCAATCGGAGGTAACCACCTTATCCATGCTGCTAGAAGAAACATTGATATCGCCGCTATCATTTTCAATAACAATATCTATGGAATGACAGGAGGACAGTTCTCACCTACTACTCCAGTAGGTGATTACGCAACAACTACTCCTACTGGAAACATCGATCCAAACTTTGATATTGTTAAACTTGTAGAAGGTGCAGGAGCGACTTATGTGGCTAGAGGCACTGCTTATCATTTCGATGCTCTTGTAAAATTATTTGAAAATGCCATCAACCACAAAGGATTCTCTATGGTCGAGGCTGTAAGTACTTGTCCTACAAGCTATGGAAGAAAAAACAAAGGATTCAAGGGAAATCCTGCAGCTATGCTAAAGTATATGAGAGATAACACTGTACCTGTAACTGCTGTTGCAAAACTTCCAAAGGAAAAAGTAGAAGGAAAGATTATAACTGGAGAATTCAAGAATGAGCAAAAGCCTGAATATACAGAACAATATCAAAAAATCATAGATAAAGTAAAAGGGGTGTAA